A region of the Brachyhypopomus gauderio isolate BG-103 chromosome 11, BGAUD_0.2, whole genome shotgun sequence genome:
taccatctttgacatgcccacagatgaggaaccttacatgcatgtgggtgacaacagagatggtggagttgtcagagactccatctgcaatcactgctttccacattaaatcatgcaccaccacccaccccaccccaccatccaccctgtaaccttttaatatacattacagtcaaattcactgttatgtttcattatttcatttttcttgtaaataaatatattttagaatatattttaagaataagatatagttatgtactgccataccactttgtactatattcttatacttcatttttatctgatgccatgtgtgtttcacaccactcagattagacctggaatcagtaagtgttcaattaaaaaatatttaaaaactcaatacagtattataaaggtggagaaaataataatataatcgcacccttctgctaaatataaaaatatcattttcactcacgcattaactctgttggcaattttttgacatgctgactgcctttctctagcagctaccgcagtattacatttacgtttaataatatctaaatattctgcatacgcagtcattaatacttcaagctacagtggtgtgaaatacgatgctcggctgattttcgtgtttaagtccatgataaatcctatttatctgcgttccattaagaatgccttttatagttacgcgtgaacgcgcttctgtctgggtcaacctactcagagttgagcgaccctgattactttaactccgatccgccgttttggaaccgaaaactctgagtatgtcagatcggggtaagacaactcagagttcagggttaagtttagagtttgttaaccccgctttctggaataccccccaggagctgaaacacaaaaacacacattacacagctcacctccctgggcgggaccctggaccgaccgggccgttaactacacaaaaccacgccccagtcggtcacagggccctcacgccctaaccggcattcagccggtaagccccacgggtgtgaggacgaggggctacggctcctctctcgtccctcaagcaggctacctctccaaggcgtagctacttcacctcctggacctacctcctcccagagctgacccctgccttctgctaggggtcaccccagcctcctggggagccaacccctcccggggcctctcatctcaaggtggactcctccacccaacccaggaacGCCAGaaaccgaggcccagagcacccccgacgcgggctagggagcagccccaagggcctcctggtcaccccgggcaggagggaggatctccatccccagcaggagcttttcagaccggagccccatggtccccaaacatccgggggccccagccctctagggaggggttcttcacgaccgggctccggtcaccccacaacacaagggggctcctgccaggtggagacccccacaaggtccaggaacactgccaaggagaagcacctgcacaaagaacacaccctcacacacacacacacacacatacaaacacaaaacacaaacgcgtcttaccctattcagggcctccctcgggagagacgccctccgtgccacaccccatggcacgggaccacagccggtccccccccaaacacacattcaggggtaggagcatgcgtggaattacacgcaaacatttgacaacacgctaggacacaacacacacgcaaagactagacaagcaaaccaAAAAACggcgtacacacaaacagacgggacccacaaacgcgcgctctacataaacagacacagtgacgcgccgctcacgttcgcagtcgctccccacatgaaacacaagacaatACGGGGAGCAAGGCGACGGTGAGGAGCGgcaccagcgtcacacacagaacatgtaaCATATAATACAACGAGCGCGCATACCGATCGACACGTCCattcacgcatacacacattcacaacaacacgaagagtTCTCGCCAGGAAGACAttcctggtcctcgccgtgccacggacacaacacgaaaacacggcggaactcttcacacaaaCTGACAACAGACCCGAAGAGctttctcagggcagactgccccggtcctcgccgtgctacacacacacacaaaacacaaaagcacggcgaagctcttcaaacaaaacactacgcagacaaacacttaccacgagacatgaccacgaacgaaggagaaagaaagagactcggcggcttccaaagggtggctggtcattctgtgacgggcaggggtgagcaacgaaaaggaagcgatcacgccaagtctcagggaaaaattatggtttaatagaaagtgtgcaaacctaaaacccgtgcactatctccaaattaaggatataatgaccagcggtcaactggtacaaagacaagacatatataggcaaacaaacaaccctcaggtgagacggatcacgggctccgcccacctgagggacgcacatgacgtcaccaaacaaaaacaacagccgctgtggacagaggcggccggtagggggccgcctcaccgtgacaatggGAGTCAAACCTGGAATTATGTTGGTCATGTATATCTCTTGGAGTACACTGATTGCTTACAAACCTTTTCCATCTTTTATAAATCTACATATGTAATTGCAACAATATAAATTGCTGATAAATTTACCCAGGACAGCACCATCCACCATTGGGCATGCAGGCATACAGAGATTCACACTACTACAATTTTATATTAGGGCCGATCTGACCTGacatccatgtttttggactgtgaaAGGAAACCAGAGACATGAGCAGAAACTACACTTGGGTAGAGACTCAGACCTAAAACCCTAGCACTGAGAGGCAAATATGGTAACATCTTAGCCACCATGCCGCCCACATGATGTTCGCAATGACCTCAAATGATCTAAAAAGCAAATAATATCTGGttatgtgccgtattttgtcaattgcgatttttacaccgcaatcgaaatttgtcctccgcttttaacccatctgtgcagttagaacacacacacactagtgattactggggggctgtggatcacatgtgcccagagcagccctagcccagcgcccagggagcagttggggttaggtgccttgctcaagggcacctcagtcatggcctcaggtctgggaatcgaacccacgaccctccggtcacaagaccagtgccctaccaccaggccatgactgccccatctTGGTGCCATCTATCAACTGCCCCATCTATCTTGGTGTGATCTTCAAAATGTGGTGTTTGATTTTATTATTTTGGTCAGGCAGCCAtggttttctttttctcttcatgatTCTATTAATCATTTCATTAGTTTTTATATTACTGTACTCATAATTATCTTCATTACATGTTGCATAGCCCATGCTTTTCGTAAACAAATTTGTAAACCACTTCTAATTGGGTTTACTGGAAATCTTATCTGAACCCGCTAGACAAATGATTTAGCATGAGCTATATGTATGACAGTCCTCTGATTATAAACTTCATTCAGAATAAAGACTTCAATCAAAGAGcctgaggtttgtgtgtggttcttcAATCTCTTGTTCTACCACGGTTCAGCTTCAGTACACCTGACACCCTCATTCTGTCCAGTCCGTTCCCACTACGAGCTCAGAGAGCAACCCCTAATCAAGAGGCCAgagcagagccggccctgaccaatgtggtgccccaggcgagattttggttggcgtCATCCATCATCAGGtttttacactcacacagacaccgcaaagctttatgtttttgataaatatatttttttatttttgaacgAAAACAACAGTAAAAtcagtattaaagaaacaaataaaaaccaaatgaattatacatattacagtataacaataaatatattgctcaaaaaatatttttaaactattttagataaagtagtgcagagaacaacttttaaatatgaataataaataaatattggtgtagtgaggtggagggatatgatggtgtaatgcTGCCTCACTGGAAGGTGATAAGGTTGAGAATGTGTCTTCTGGTGGCCCAGGATGTGTAGAAACAggatttaaatatttcaaaagtgcatctgaaagGAACAGAGGAGTATAGgtgtggcagtatattaaccatGTGACGTGACGCAACATGCCAAATCTGTACTTTGAAAAATTTGGCGCATTCCTTAAAAAGatctgtgggcggggtcagcagttggagctcactgaCTGGTTATGGAGTGGCAGTTTTCACtaggatcatacagaggggaaaaagccacaatgacgatgaGTGCTAGTTATGAGTCAAGCGAACTGGTTTTGTagaaaaacaccactgctacagattggcagcattttggatttgtttcaaattaaaagggagagccaGCAATCCTATATGAGTCAGTGTGTAAGATCTGCTTATAAAAATTCACGGCCaaagatggaaacacatcaacatgcattctcatattaaaacgaagcacccttcaagtacaacatacagtatagtgtaattcaccatattatattacctttggtttcttcctcctcttttctcatttttctcccctgggcaccagagaacTTCGGTCTTTTTGGCATCTTTCCGGAGAGATGTCACTGTCATTCACTCTGGTGTTGTTTTTCctccacagagaaacagtaggTGCGCAGAgtgagcggggggagggggctgcGCGGGTGATGGGTATCGTGTGCTATTATAAtgattaatttgactaatattattaaacaatgaagtgattatgtggactttgcttgttttcatatttatgaattgttcatttgtaaatgaataaataaataaataaataaataaataacgcattCACGCAAGCGCCCCCCCTGGACAGCcagcgcccctagcatttgcctgtATTGCCTAATGGATGGGCCGGCCCTGGGCCAGAGTCACTTGTAGTGAGAGAAGCTGTAGTTTATTGGTAGCAAAGTGAAATCATTTGTAAGGGTTAGGTATGTGCGAGACAGAGGAAAGTACAGTGAGGAgaaagctctgtgtgtgtgtgtgtgtgtgtgtgtgtgtgtgtgtgtgtgtgtaggtcagaGCAGTAATGGGGAGTTTAGCTGATCAGCGCAGCTGGAGACAAGCCAACTGTCACCGGTTCTTGAGAAATCTCCCTCTGTCCTCCACTAGTTGTTGTTGGAAAAGATTTTCCAAGCGTGATCTTCATCCTGTATGTGAGCATACATTGCCTATATCATTTTGCCTGATACCCTGGTTCTGCCTTTTGCCCAGCTGTTGTCCATCCCTAGCTTCTCGGTTTCCTTGGTTACCTGTATTTTGGTTTCTGCTCCCTGGTTTTATAATTTCATGTgctctttgttttggtttcagtTTTCACTCCCCCTTATTTATTTCTCTGCCCTTCATTATGGTTCTCACCTGTGTCTTCGTTCTTATTAGCTTGTGTATTTATACTTTATGTTCTTAGTTCCCTGTTGCTGGTCATTCTATGTAGCTGTAGTTTGTGTCCGTTCTAGGCTAAATTCACTTAGCCTCTGTTTTCTAGCCTCTGTCCATCATGTCTCCCTCATGTTTCTGTTCGTCGTGCCTCATTATACTTTGTGTGATAGTAACTTGACCCAGGAGAGTTTTATCAATTCAGATACTGGATTTACCCTGAAAAATCTTGCCCTTCTGAGCACTTGAGTCAGCCTTGATATCACTGCCTGTTACACCTGTCTTGTATCTCTGATTGTCTTCTTTGCCAGCCTGGTTTTTGACTGTGAATTTGTTCTCTGGCTTTGCCATTTCAGTACTTGGCCATCATTTAAAAACTTTCACCTATAAATGGATCTATGTACTCACTCAAGAATTTAGCAAATACCCATACATTTCAATGCAGTCACATTTTATTGACTCTAGCAGTTTTTACATTTCTTACAGGTGTTATTTGTACAATAAGCATAATGCAAGAACTGACAGTCAAAAGGAAGTGTGACTGGTAAATTACTGATGACCATTGTGTGTGAAGTAATCAGCCATAGGAAGCTTGTTGGGTACAGGATGATGTGTCTGGCTTTCTTGAGCTTGTTGCTACAGTCTTCATGCACAAAAATCTGCCTCTTTTCTGCAATGATCCTGATAGACACAATTTTTAAATTAACAAaacattaattaataattaagcACCAACACACATCCATGTTAGATAGTTACAAAAAGCCTTGTTAAACTATAACACCAAAAACCAACATCGAAATCTTTGTTTGGTTGTTGGGAAATTTCCCAGAGGAAAAAAGAAGTCAAAGCAGTAGGTTTAAGGAGCTCCAGGAGTGTGAGCTGAGAAGGGAGAGGGCTTTTAGCTTATGACTTATGTGTTGATTATGGTTTAACTATCTGATGATTTAagtattgtttattgtttaaatGTCTGTAAAAAACAATAAGCTTCCATCCCCACCATTACGTCATACCTGAGCCAACAACACAAGTCAAGGAGAAAAGGTCAGGGGTTAACTGAAATCACCTCAAACATCATGtgaaaaattaatttaaaagtctcacctgtgctccTATCATGAATAACTTGAAAGTTACATGTTGTACTGCTGGTAACCGTGTCATTTGAGCTAAGTCTATATTACTGAAGCCATAATGGCCAAATTTATGAAATGTTACAGAGTTCCAGACAACCTTTAAGAATTCAGATCATTTGTTTCATCACTACTGGTCAATTTGTTAAATGCCTTCTGAAACCTGACAGGCCAATGGCGATCAAACTTTTTGATAATATGACTTGCATGTTATAACTCAATGATGCAACAGGTGTGTCAAGTGTCTGACTTACATGATGTCATGATGAGATAGATATAGGTTTAATGCATTTATTGTGGCCCCTACTGACTTACAGTCAATCTCCATAATCTATCTTGGAATCATGTGTTTAAAAGAGTGAAGTGCAGCCCATAACCTGTTTGCCCCAATATTAaattaacatacattttttgtctttacatgtatatgtgtacatgtctgtgtgaaTGTGAACTTTTCCAAAATTCTCCAAACAAGGATGTTTTTCTCAAAATAAATCTAAACACATTGCCTGCAATTTTTTGAATAAGAgtttgttaggtttttttttgCTCAAACAGAAACAACATCACACTGGCCTCAAAGATTAATAATCACCCTGAATCTTAATGACACTGGAGCAGCCTGGTTACCTGGAGCTTAGCAGTTGGGTTGTGGTTGACCAGGTGGAGTGTTGGTTCCTGCTACCTGCTGCCCATTACTGTTCACACACCAGCAGTATCCTGTGGAGCCCCAACACTGTAGAGGCCTGTAGTTACCATTCTCATCACACTGAGGGATGAAGGCTCCCATCAGCTCTGTGACCATCACACTgtccctctcctgctcacacttAGACTTAGGAGGTGCTGATCATTGTGCACaaacagagaaaaagagacagagagctcATTTTAGATTCACAATGTCCTTAGCAGGGCCACAAACTATGTTTTTGGACCTGAGCAGTTTTAGAGATACACTTCATCTAATATGTTGTAAAATCTTTAAAATCAGTCATTTTCTGAAAAGGACTCAAAAAAGGACCTTCAGTGAAGATGTAAATACAGTAGAACAGGGCAATCCTTTAACTGCAAATGTCCTTTTTGAAAAATGGGAAGTCTGCTCAGAAGTCTGCTTTGAACTATTATGTCACAAAATAAGTCTGGTTACCTGCTCTACAGTTGGAAGGTGGGTGACCAGGTGGGGTGTtggttcctgctatctcctGTCCCATACTGTTCACACACCAGCAGTATCCTGTGGAGCCACTGCACTGTAGAGGCTTGTAGTTACCATCCTCATCACACTGAGGGATGAAGACTCCTATCAGGTGTTTGTCCATCTCCTTgtccctctcctgctcacacttAGTCTTAACATGTGCTGATTGGTGCgcacaaagagagagaagtgaTCATGTTAGATTGCCAttatacactgaaaaaaataaagcattggctcaatgtaataaaattgaattaatcaattacacaatttttttttcattgactcaatccaaaaaactaaattcatgactaaatgaatttagttttttagattgagtcaatgaaaaaaaaattcgtgtgattgattaattcaattttattacattgagccaacgctttatttttttcagtgtacttGTCAGAGGCACAACTTATGCATAAAGACTTGCAGTTTCTGAGAAGCATTTCATCTGATatattgaaaagttattcaggTAGTGATTTACTGAAATAAAACAACCTTGATTTTCTTTGATTTATAACAACATTGTAGAAGCtcagaaaacacaaacgcaAAACTTTTCAGGAATTTTAAATAGATTTGTTGGTCTTGCTGAACTAGCCGTGGTGTGGGAGAGAGTTGCTCAGTCCTGTTCCTCTTTGAATCTGTAGAATCGCAACCTAGCATTTAACATCATTATTCCAGTACACGGTAAACAAATGATTGTCCCTTTGTCCTAGTTTGGTAGTGTCATttcctccctctgtgtgtgtgaatgtgggtTTAGTAATCTAGCAGTGCCACAGTCCTGCTCTGGTGATCCTGATCCTCCAACACAGACAGTGAGGTATCTGAGTAAATTCAGAAGACTCACCACTAGAGACCAGCTGGAGAGACCAGAGCAGCAGCCCAAACagcagagcagacagcttcctcATTCTAGCAGAATGGCTGATTTCACACACAGATGGTCACAGCTGTAGAAACTGCAGTGTCCTCTACTGTGGAACAGAGAGCAGTGAATG
Encoded here:
- the LOC143527228 gene encoding saxiphilin-like, yielding MRKLSALLFGLLLWSLQLVSSAHVKTKCEQERDKEMDKHLIGVFIPQCDEDGNYKPLQCSGSTGYCWCVNSMGQEIAGTNTPPGHPPSNCRAAPPKSKCEQERDSVMVTELMGAFIPQCDENGNYRPLQCWGSTGYCWCVNSNGQQVAGTNTPPGQPQPNC